CACGCATCCTGCAGTGGGTAGTCGCTGTCTTGACCCCGTTCGTGTTGCTCGCAGCGGCCGTTCGGTTGGTCGCCTCTTCCGCTGTCTTGTGGTTTATCTACCACATTCCAGGTTTCCCGGCAGACCCGGCAGGATTCACCCGCGGCGACCGCGTTCTGTACGGCTCATACGGGGTGGACTATCTCAACAACTTCGCCCCAAGTAAGTACCTCTCCCAAGTCCAGACCGACGAAGGTCCGCTGTTCACCGCCAACGAGGTCTCGCACATGGCCGACGTCAAGTCGCTTGTGCACCTGTGCTACCTGCTCGGTGTGATCGCGCTCGTTCTTCTGCTGATCAGCTTCATCATCCTGCGTAAAACCTACCCGGGAGGCGTCCGCAGGGGCCTGTTCGCCGGCTCGATCGTAACGTTCGCGGTGCTACTCATCTGCGCGGCTGTGGCGTTGGTTGGCTGGGAGGAGTTCTTTGTTGGCTTCCACCAGTTCTTCTTCTCACACGGTAACTGGCAGTTCGCGTGGGATGATTCGCTCATCCGGCTCTACCCGCCGCAATACTGGGTCATCGCGGCAGGCATACTTGGCGGCCTGTTGCTCGTGGGCAACCTGGTGTTGATGCTCGTGACGTGGCCAACGCGCCGCCGTCGGGAGCTGTCTCGCAAGCAGATGGAAGAGAAACGAGACGGTTCGGACTACGTCATCGAATACGATGCGTTCGATCAACGCTAAACGAACACGGCCCCGCCGTTGAGGCTTGAGCTCAAACACGGGTGGGCGGTAGCTGGCCACAGCTACCGCCCACCCGTGTTGTTGACCTACGTTGCCGCCCAGCTATGAGCGTTTGCGGTAGATCGTGTTGATCGTGTCAGCATACTGCTGATAGACCTGCGGGCGGCGTACCTTCATCGATGGAGTGAGGGTGCCTTCGTCCTCGCTGAAGTCTTCATCGAGGATCACGAACTTGCGGATAGATTCAGCCCGGGACACGGTCGAGTTGGCGCGGTTGATGTATGACTGGATTTCCTCATGCACGCGCATGTTGCGCACCGCATCGGCCAGGGTCGCTACTCCGGAGACCTTCTCTGCCTTCGCCCAGGTGTGTAGTTCGTCTTCATCCAGGGTCACCAGCGCTGAAACGAAAGGCTTGTCATCACCCAGGAGAACAACCTGGGACACGATGCGGCCTTCCCGCACGATCTCCTCGAGCGGGCCGGGGACAACGTTCTTACCGCCGGCGGTCACGATGATGTCTTTCTTACGTCCGGTAACGGTGAGGAAGCCGTCTTCATCGAGCTCACCGAGGTCGCCGGTGTAGAAGAAGTCCTCGTCGTTGAAGGCTTCCTGAGTGGCTTCCGGGTTGTTCCAATAGCCGGCGAAAACCCCGATGCCTTTCACGAGGATTTCGCCGTCATCGGCGATGCGCACGCAGGTTCCGGGGATCGGCAAACCGACCGAGCCGACGCGCTGTATACCTGGCATGTTCACGCTCAAGGGTGCGGTGGTTTCGGTGAGGCCGTAGCCTTCTAGCACACCGAGGCCGATCGCGTTGAAGAAGTGCGCGAGGTCCGGGAACAGGGGAGAAGCCCCGGAGATCGAGTAGCGAACTTCTCCACCCATGATTTCGCGGATCTTCGGGTACACGAGCTTGTTGTATAGCCGGTATTCGGCCTCATGCAGCGGGTTGCTGCGTGGCTTCTGCTGGCCGCGGCGCACCTGGTCTTCGGCGCGTCCACGTTGGGTCGCGATGTAGCGGGCGCGGCGGAACAGCCAGCCCTTGCCCTCGGCTTCTGCTTTGGCGAGCGCGCCAGCCATGAGTTTTTCGTAGATGCGCGGCACTGCAAGCAGGAATGTTGGTTTGATGTTCGGGAGGTCTCGGGTCACGGTGCGCGGCGAGCAGTGGGAGACCGTGATGTCGCGGTACATGCATGCGTGCTGTACGGCACGGGCGAGGATGTGGGCCAGCGGCAGGAACAGCGCGGTGCGCCCGCCCTCTCCAACGACTTCGCTCAAGTGCTCAACGAGGTTGACGGCTACGAGCGTGATGTTGCCGTGGGTGATGATGCACCCTTTAGGGCGCCCGACGGTTCCGGAGGTGTACACGAGGGTTGCGGGATCGTTGAGTCCCGGGCGGCTGCGGCGAAGGTTCACTTCGTCGTCGGGCACCCCGGAGTCACGTCCGGAGGCCATGAGGTCTGCGAGTCCGGCGCCCACGGGTACACCGTCGTAGAGAACCGTGGCTGGGTGGCCGGCGTCGTTGACGACGTCCATGCGCAGGTGGCGTGGCGCGCGGTCTGCAGGCAGATTCGCTACCGCTTGCGCGGCCGGGTCGGAGGCGTCCGGTGTTTGGGTCAAAAGGTGGCTTGCCCCGGAATCGGTGAGGATCCATTCGATCTGGGAGATCGAGGAGGTCTCATAGATCGATACGGAGATCCCGCCTGCAAACCATGCGGCTTGTTCGGCTAGTGCCCATTCGAAGGATGTGGGGGCCATGATCGCGAGCACGGAGCCTTCTTCGAAACCGTGGGCGATGAGGGCTTTCGCGAGGTCGGTTACGAGGCGTTTGTAGTGTTCCCCGGTAACGTCCACCCAGGTTTCGGCATTGGGGTCATAGACGGAGTAGACGGGTAGGGGCTTGTTGCGTGCAATCCGGTCAAGCAACAGCTGTGGCGTGTTGTAGTTGGATGGCAACGTTTCAAGTTGCGGCATGCACCGTTCGCGCACTGATTCTCCTTGAAGGCCGATGGGTTCTAGCGGTGGGGCAGTCGGCTGCACCGGATAGGGGGGCGGACGGGTTATGTCCAGCTTGGTATCCAGATGCGCCACTGGGCGTGTTCGCTCAAAAGTGTTCCGCCTGTGACGATCGGTAGGAAGAAAGCGGATGTGAGCAGGATGATGGCGACGATGCCGGCTAGGATTCCGGTGCGGATCTTCGCTTGGAGCTTGGGCGTGCCCGGTGGCGGGGCGAGCATACGTAGCGCATAGACGACTGCGAGGATCCAGCTGAGTTGGAAGCCGGTCGTGTAGAAGAAGAACATCGTGCGTTCTGGATAGAACAGCCACGGGATGTAGCCGGCTACAACACCTGCCAGGATCATGAGTGCTACCCAGTCGCGGCGAGCGAGGAAGGCCCACAGCACGATGAAGATGCAGAGGGTCCCGGCCCACCACAGGAGCGGGTTGG
The Pseudoglutamicibacter albus DNA segment above includes these coding regions:
- a CDS encoding TIGR01906 family membrane protein; translation: MNLNESRDLNQSQEATQAFPPVSEHPPASETAVLGAPPASEQSGDQGTYLPVSEKPTPGYSDETSHETVAASLDYKPVFPRILQWVVAVLTPFVLLAAAVRLVASSAVLWFIYHIPGFPADPAGFTRGDRVLYGSYGVDYLNNFAPSKYLSQVQTDEGPLFTANEVSHMADVKSLVHLCYLLGVIALVLLLISFIILRKTYPGGVRRGLFAGSIVTFAVLLICAAVALVGWEEFFVGFHQFFFSHGNWQFAWDDSLIRLYPPQYWVIAAGILGGLLLVGNLVLMLVTWPTRRRRELSRKQMEEKRDGSDYVIEYDAFDQR
- a CDS encoding AMP-dependent synthetase/ligase produces the protein MPQLETLPSNYNTPQLLLDRIARNKPLPVYSVYDPNAETWVDVTGEHYKRLVTDLAKALIAHGFEEGSVLAIMAPTSFEWALAEQAAWFAGGISVSIYETSSISQIEWILTDSGASHLLTQTPDASDPAAQAVANLPADRAPRHLRMDVVNDAGHPATVLYDGVPVGAGLADLMASGRDSGVPDDEVNLRRSRPGLNDPATLVYTSGTVGRPKGCIITHGNITLVAVNLVEHLSEVVGEGGRTALFLPLAHILARAVQHACMYRDITVSHCSPRTVTRDLPNIKPTFLLAVPRIYEKLMAGALAKAEAEGKGWLFRRARYIATQRGRAEDQVRRGQQKPRSNPLHEAEYRLYNKLVYPKIREIMGGEVRYSISGASPLFPDLAHFFNAIGLGVLEGYGLTETTAPLSVNMPGIQRVGSVGLPIPGTCVRIADDGEILVKGIGVFAGYWNNPEATQEAFNDEDFFYTGDLGELDEDGFLTVTGRKKDIIVTAGGKNVVPGPLEEIVREGRIVSQVVLLGDDKPFVSALVTLDEDELHTWAKAEKVSGVATLADAVRNMRVHEEIQSYINRANSTVSRAESIRKFVILDEDFSEDEGTLTPSMKVRRPQVYQQYADTINTIYRKRS